AGAATTTATGGCTATTAGCTGTTTCTGCCCTCCTGATAGTTTGAATAAATCATTGCCTAAAAGATCCTGACTATTTAGTAGTTTTGAAAAATATTCTATCTTTTCATAAATTTTATCCCTAGAAACATTCCTGTTTTCTAGGGCAAATGCGATTTCATCTAGGGAATTAATGGCGTAGAATTGATTTTTTGGATTTTGAAAGACTGTTGAGATGAATTTTGATCTGTCGGTTATATCCAACTTCAAAATACTTTCTCCATCAAATAAAAGATCCCCTTCCATCTTTGCCATATCAACTTCTGGTATAATTCCATTTATAGTCTTGATTAGAGATGATTTACCACATCCAGATCTGCCTGTGATGACATTTATAGATCCCTTTTCAAATTTTAAATTTATATCTTCAAGTATTCTATTTTCTCCCTCATCTTCTTTGAATGAAAGAGAAAAATTCTTAAATTCTAGCATATTTTTATCCTTATAAATAATATTATTATATAAATTCCGAAACTAAGTAGGACATAGTCCGCCGTTTTAAGCCTTGCACATGATATGGAAGACCTCTCTTTATTCATTTTCATGCCTCTTGTCATGGCAGATATCGCAACATTGTCCGCTGTTTGAGATACAATCATAAGTAATGGCACAAATCTATATTCCAGTATCTTCGCCGGATTTTTAAAGAAGTTTTTCATCGTAAGTCCATGCATGTACATAGCTTCTCCGATGATTTTGTAATCTTCTTTTATAGAATAGAAAAATCTAAACATTACAGAAATTGGTATGATTATATAGTCTGGAAATTTGATTTTCTTTAGTGAATAGACGAGATCGCTCATCTTAGTAGTTGTCACAGTGTAATAACCCATCATCACTCCTGGAAGTATTCTAAGTATTATTCCGCAGTAGAGATTAAAGACCATCCCTAAATAAGAATTTGGATACTTGGATGCTACTATCTGTCCTACTACGGCTATCCCAGTATAAAAAAGTCCCTTACCAATAAGGGACCATTTTTTATCTAGGATTGCAAGTAGGTATGGAAATATAGCTAACAAAATTCCAAGGTATTTATAACTCATACTAATGGAACCT
This genomic window from Anaerococcus murdochii contains:
- a CDS encoding energy-coupling factor transporter transmembrane component T, whose translation is MKIDFRTKLFLTIIIGVSATEGSISMSYKYLGILLAIFPYLLAILDKKWSLIGKGLFYTGIAVVGQIVASKYPNSYLGMVFNLYCGIILRILPGVMMGYYTVTTTKMSDLVYSLKKIKFPDYIIIPISVMFRFFYSIKEDYKIIGEAMYMHGLTMKNFFKNPAKILEYRFVPLLMIVSQTADNVAISAMTRGMKMNKERSSISCARLKTADYVLLSFGIYIIILFIRIKIC